From the genome of Wolbachia endosymbiont (group B) of Parapoynx stratiotata, one region includes:
- a CDS encoding cell cycle transcriptional regulator TrcR, which translates to MGDVFSMSMESSKDNKDRNEQFLMQVAAWLVDNTSLTFDQIAQCCKLSLEKVQDIADEEIEVEKYDPIISEIITEKEIDNCKKNPNRVPNLIIKNIKKRAKTISFLAFASTARRRDKPNAIYYLVKKFPILNNNVIAKLVSTTNYTVEQVRDGSHHNILNIKPQDPVLLGLCSQENLEAEVEKAKVEEEKKQRLKNINNSY; encoded by the coding sequence ATGGGAGATGTTTTTTCGATGTCAATGGAATCTTCTAAAGACAATAAAGATAGAAATGAACAATTTCTCATGCAAGTAGCTGCTTGGTTGGTTGATAACACTAGCTTAACTTTTGATCAAATAGCACAATGTTGCAAGTTATCCCTTGAAAAAGTACAAGACATAGCTGATGAGGAAATAGAAGTTGAAAAGTATGACCCTATTATTTCTGAAATAATTACTGAAAAAGAAATCGATAATTGCAAAAAAAATCCAAATCGTGTACCAAATTTGATTATAAAAAATATAAAAAAAAGGGCAAAGACGATTAGCTTTCTTGCCTTTGCTTCCACAGCAAGGCGTAGAGATAAACCTAATGCGATTTATTATTTGGTAAAAAAATTTCCTATCTTGAACAATAATGTGATAGCTAAGCTAGTTAGTACAACAAATTACACAGTTGAGCAGGTAAGAGATGGATCTCATCATAACATACTCAATATCAAACCTCAAGATCCTGTACTACTTGGTTTATGTAGCCAGGAAAATTTAGAAGCGGAAGTAGAAAAAGCGAAAGTAGAAGAAGAGAAGAAACAAAGATTAAAAAATATAAATAATAGCTATTGA
- a CDS encoding triosephosphate isomerase, with product MSFLIVANWKMNGTRSSFVDFIGKLNNKSNEITSKLVICPPFTSFPSSIELNNNIKIGGQNCHHKEFGSYTGEISAGMLKELGCSYVILGHSERAHEKDSEIKLKSKTAIESGLHPIICVGENSEDYKNKKTKEVIEYQCKNRLPTQGEYTIAYEPIWAIGTGNVPNNDAIAEVIEIIKLCTGKKHIIYGGSVSSENIGNLLSIPNLLGVLIGSASLDFDHFYQIIQQVKKKFSLN from the coding sequence ATGTCCTTTTTAATAGTAGCAAATTGGAAAATGAATGGAACACGTTCTTCATTTGTTGACTTTATAGGCAAACTTAACAACAAGAGCAACGAAATTACCTCTAAATTAGTAATTTGCCCTCCTTTTACATCATTTCCAAGCAGTATAGAGTTGAACAATAATATTAAAATAGGAGGACAGAATTGCCATCATAAAGAGTTCGGTTCTTACACAGGTGAAATTAGTGCAGGAATGTTGAAGGAACTAGGATGTAGTTACGTAATACTTGGACATTCTGAAAGGGCTCATGAAAAAGATAGTGAAATAAAACTTAAATCGAAAACAGCAATAGAATCAGGATTACACCCAATCATCTGTGTAGGTGAAAACTCAGAAGATTATAAAAATAAAAAAACAAAAGAAGTAATAGAATATCAATGCAAAAACCGTTTGCCAACACAAGGTGAATATACCATAGCATACGAACCGATATGGGCAATAGGAACAGGAAATGTGCCAAATAATGACGCAATTGCTGAGGTGATAGAGATAATAAAATTGTGTACTGGTAAAAAACACATTATATATGGTGGCTCAGTCAGCTCAGAAAATATAGGAAACTTGCTCAGTATTCCAAATCTATTGGGAGTTTTAATTGGTAGTGCAAGC
- the guaB gene encoding IMP dehydrogenase, which translates to MKKMEACYSFDDVLLLPAYSDVLPRDADTRTYLTNNIELNIPLISSAMDTVTESGFAIAIAQHGGIGCIHKNLSIDEQVLEVRRVKKYESWIVYNPITISPDKTVAEAVSLMREYNYSGIPVVDQRKLVGILTNRDVRFIEDQNMNIKVSEVMTKDKLVTVREQAVNSASAMKLLHANRIEKLLVVDENSCCIGLITVKDIEKYNRYPNSCKDSKGRLRVAAAIGTGKKDGIERCEALIGEEVDVVIVDTAHGHSENVISTIKEIKKMYPNTQLIGGNITTKEAAEALIDAGVDAVKVGIGPGSICTTRIVTGVGMPQFSAIKNIAEVCKTKNVRLIADGGIKYSGDVAKAIAAGADTVMIGSIFAGTEESPGEIIMYKGRAYKEYRGMGSISAMKRGSASRYFQDSKLDLVPQGVEARVPFKGPASGVICQLIGGLQAAMGYTGNRNIEEMKKNCKFVTITSSGLRESHAHDIIITQEAPNYAYQASNLSSDSE; encoded by the coding sequence ATGAAAAAAATGGAAGCTTGTTATTCGTTTGACGATGTACTTCTCTTACCGGCCTATTCTGATGTATTGCCTCGTGATGCAGACACAAGAACTTATCTAACAAATAATATAGAACTAAATATCCCTCTCATATCCTCTGCAATGGACACTGTCACTGAATCAGGCTTTGCAATAGCTATTGCCCAACATGGTGGAATAGGTTGCATACATAAGAATTTATCAATAGATGAACAAGTGTTAGAAGTAAGAAGGGTGAAAAAATATGAAAGCTGGATCGTGTATAACCCAATTACAATTTCCCCAGATAAAACAGTTGCAGAAGCAGTTTCATTAATGAGAGAGTATAATTATTCCGGCATTCCTGTAGTTGATCAACGCAAGTTAGTGGGAATTTTAACTAATCGAGATGTGAGGTTTATTGAAGACCAGAACATGAATATAAAAGTTTCCGAGGTAATGACAAAAGATAAGTTAGTAACAGTTCGAGAGCAGGCAGTAAACAGCGCCTCAGCAATGAAATTGTTGCATGCAAATAGAATAGAGAAGCTTTTGGTTGTTGATGAAAATTCTTGTTGCATAGGTCTAATCACAGTTAAAGACATCGAAAAATACAATAGATATCCAAATTCATGTAAAGACAGTAAAGGTCGACTCAGAGTTGCCGCTGCAATTGGTACTGGTAAAAAAGACGGTATAGAAAGATGTGAAGCTTTGATCGGAGAGGAAGTCGATGTGGTTATTGTAGATACCGCTCACGGTCATTCCGAGAACGTTATCAGCACTATTAAGGAAATAAAAAAGATGTATCCGAATACGCAATTAATCGGCGGAAATATTACAACAAAGGAGGCTGCTGAAGCGTTAATTGATGCTGGTGTTGATGCAGTGAAAGTTGGAATAGGGCCAGGATCAATTTGTACTACCAGAATAGTTACAGGCGTTGGTATGCCACAATTCTCTGCGATCAAGAATATTGCAGAGGTTTGTAAAACAAAAAACGTCAGACTAATTGCTGATGGTGGAATAAAATATTCGGGAGATGTTGCAAAAGCTATTGCAGCTGGTGCTGATACTGTGATGATAGGTTCAATCTTTGCTGGTACTGAGGAAAGCCCAGGTGAGATTATCATGTATAAGGGTAGAGCATATAAGGAATATCGAGGAATGGGATCTATTAGTGCAATGAAACGAGGGTCAGCTAGCCGTTATTTTCAAGATTCAAAACTTGATTTAGTCCCACAAGGAGTAGAAGCAAGAGTTCCTTTTAAAGGTCCAGCTTCAGGAGTGATCTGTCAGTTAATTGGTGGGTTGCAAGCTGCAATGGGTTACACTGGCAACCGTAATATAGAAGAGATGAAAAAAAACTGCAAATTTGTCACTATTACTTCATCAGGGTTAAGAGAAAGTCATGCTCATGATATAATCATTACACAGGAAGCTCCAAATTACGCTTACCAAGCATCTAATTTATCATCTGATTCAGAGTAA
- the rsmA gene encoding 16S rRNA (adenine(1518)-N(6)/adenine(1519)-N(6))-dimethyltransferase RsmA has translation MRKFLLKPKKSLGQNFILSNEITKRIVALAGSLKDFNVIEVGPGYGALTREILAYNPKFLLSIEKDSSLVKHHEQLLNEHQGKYRIIEADALNVVEKELVECPVKVIANLPYNISVALFLKWLNNIKFFTNLTLMFQKEVAERITAEPNSKDYGSLSVLSQLLCDIKKEFDIEPKEFFPRPKVYSSVITVKPLPTPRFAVNLETLTKLTRAVFAQRRKMLRNSLQSITSDVSTILENAKLSGDERPESLTIEQFCLLANNVILR, from the coding sequence ATGAGAAAATTTTTACTGAAGCCAAAAAAGAGTCTAGGGCAAAATTTTATTTTATCGAATGAGATAACAAAAAGAATAGTTGCCTTAGCTGGTAGCCTGAAAGATTTTAATGTTATTGAAGTTGGTCCTGGATATGGTGCGTTAACCAGGGAAATATTGGCGTATAATCCAAAGTTTCTACTTTCTATAGAAAAAGATAGTAGTTTAGTGAAACATCACGAACAATTGCTAAATGAGCATCAGGGAAAATATAGAATTATAGAAGCAGATGCACTTAATGTTGTAGAAAAAGAGCTGGTAGAATGTCCAGTCAAAGTCATTGCTAACTTGCCTTACAATATCTCAGTAGCGTTATTTTTAAAGTGGTTAAATAATATAAAATTTTTTACGAATTTGACGTTAATGTTCCAAAAGGAGGTAGCAGAGCGTATTACAGCAGAACCTAATTCTAAGGATTATGGTTCCCTATCAGTGCTAAGCCAGTTACTATGCGACATAAAAAAGGAATTTGATATTGAACCTAAGGAATTTTTTCCAAGACCAAAAGTATATTCTTCAGTAATTACAGTAAAACCTTTACCCACTCCAAGATTTGCAGTAAATTTAGAAACCTTAACAAAGCTAACACGTGCTGTGTTCGCTCAAAGAAGAAAGATGCTGAGAAATAGCTTGCAAAGTATAACTAGTGATGTCTCAACTATTCTTGAGAATGCTAAACTGAGTGGAGACGAACGTCCAGAAAGCTTAACTATTGAGCAGTTCTGTTTGCTAGCAAATAATGTAATTTTGCGATAA
- the rho gene encoding transcription termination factor Rho gives MTTINEDVLAKGEVVGQPEKSEQIHNADAVKQMTSEGAEKNKKTLDLSELKEKTAEELLELAEERKISTSGKGNGRMLKQEMIFSLMKKMSEEGGITTGSGVVEILPDGFGFLRSSSANYAPSTDDVYISNGQIKKFNLRTGDMACGEIRPPGDKERYFTLTKVQSINSTEISELRKYVHFDNLLPLYPEKSLILENNSSGDNKKDINMRAVDIVTPLGKGQRALIVAPPRTGKTILLQQMAHSIATNHPEIELIVLLIDERPEEVTDMIRSVKGEVVSSTFDEPAYRHVQLAEIVIEKAKRMVEHKKDVVILLDSITRLARAYNAVIPSSGKVLTGGVDSNALQRPKRFFGAARNIENGGSLTIIATALIETGSKMDDVIFEEFKGTGNAEIILDRKLADKRIFPAIDITKSGTRKEELLVDKAILNKIWVLRRILNPMGSVEAMEFLRDKLLLTKSNADFFNSMNH, from the coding sequence ATGACAACAATCAATGAAGATGTCTTAGCAAAAGGAGAGGTTGTAGGTCAACCTGAAAAAAGCGAACAAATTCATAATGCTGACGCAGTAAAACAAATGACCAGTGAAGGTGCTGAAAAAAACAAGAAAACATTGGACCTGAGTGAATTGAAAGAGAAAACAGCAGAAGAATTGTTAGAGCTAGCTGAAGAAAGAAAAATTTCAACTAGTGGTAAAGGCAATGGCAGGATGCTAAAACAGGAAATGATATTCAGTTTAATGAAGAAAATGAGTGAAGAAGGAGGCATAACCACAGGAAGTGGAGTAGTGGAAATATTGCCTGATGGTTTTGGTTTCTTACGTTCATCAAGTGCAAATTATGCTCCAAGTACCGATGATGTTTATATTTCCAATGGCCAAATAAAGAAGTTTAATTTACGTACAGGAGATATGGCATGTGGAGAAATAAGGCCACCTGGTGATAAAGAAAGATATTTTACTTTAACTAAGGTTCAAAGTATAAACTCTACTGAAATCAGTGAATTAAGAAAGTACGTCCATTTTGATAATTTGCTTCCGCTTTATCCTGAAAAAAGCCTCATCCTTGAAAACAACAGTAGCGGAGATAATAAAAAAGATATAAACATGCGTGCTGTAGATATAGTTACACCTCTTGGAAAAGGACAAAGAGCATTGATAGTTGCTCCACCTCGTACAGGAAAAACGATATTGCTTCAGCAAATGGCTCACTCTATAGCTACAAATCATCCTGAAATAGAACTAATAGTATTACTTATAGATGAAAGACCCGAAGAGGTAACAGATATGATACGCTCTGTAAAGGGTGAAGTGGTAAGCTCTACATTTGATGAACCTGCCTACCGTCATGTCCAACTTGCTGAAATAGTAATAGAAAAAGCTAAAAGAATGGTTGAACACAAAAAAGATGTAGTGATTTTGCTTGATTCTATAACTCGCCTTGCACGTGCTTATAATGCAGTCATTCCTTCGTCTGGAAAGGTTCTAACCGGTGGTGTAGATTCAAATGCGCTGCAAAGACCAAAACGCTTTTTTGGAGCAGCTCGTAATATTGAAAATGGTGGTTCTTTGACAATCATCGCTACAGCCCTTATAGAAACTGGTTCAAAAATGGATGATGTTATTTTTGAAGAGTTTAAAGGCACAGGTAATGCTGAAATTATACTAGATAGAAAACTTGCTGATAAACGTATATTCCCTGCTATTGATATTACAAAATCCGGAACAAGGAAGGAAGAGCTATTAGTTGATAAGGCCATACTAAATAAAATATGGGTATTGCGTAGGATACTTAACCCTATGGGATCTGTTGAAGCAATGGAGTTTTTACGTGACAAACTACTTTTAACAAAGAGCAATGCTGACTTTTTTAACTCCATGAATCACTAA